One Panicum virgatum strain AP13 chromosome 9K, P.virgatum_v5, whole genome shotgun sequence genomic region harbors:
- the LOC120650507 gene encoding protein DETOXIFICATION 40-like, which produces MAGGESKLVSPLLRGPAAGSRGGEEASGQLEGILGDAALPWRRRMAAATVVEMRLLVRLAAPAVLVYMINYLMSMSTQIFSGHLGTLELAAASLGNTGIQVFAYGLMLGMGSAVETLCGQAYGAHKYDMLGVYLQRSTVLLMATGVPLAALYAFSRPILVLLGESPDIAAAAAVFVYGLIPQIFAYAANFPIQKFMQAQSIMAPSAYISAATLAAHLVLSYLVVYRLGLGLLGASLTLSLSWWVIVAAQFVYIATSRRCRLTWTGFSWQAFSGLPSFFKLSIASAVMLCLETWYFQILVLIAGLLKDPELALASLSVCMTISGWVFMISVGFNAAASVRVSNELGAGNPKSAAFSVVVVTVLSFILSVLISVVILLCRDYISYIFTEGEDVSQAVSQLTPLLALTLILNGIQPVLSGVAVGCGWQAFVAYVNVGCYYIVGIPLGCLLGFYFDLGAAGIWSGMIGGTLMQTLILVWVTFRTNWEKEVEEAQKRLNKWEDKTPQLLE; this is translated from the exons ATGGCCGGCGGGGAGAGCAAGCTGGTGAGCCCGCTGCTGCGGggcccggcggcggggagccgcGGGGGGGAGGAGGCGAGCGGGCAGCTGGAGGGCATCCTCGGCGACGCGGcgctgccgtggcggcggcggatggccgCGGCGACGGTGGTGGAGATGCGCCTGCTGGTGCGCCTGGCGGCGCCCGCCGTGCTCGTCTACATGATCAACTACCTCATGTCCATGTCCACGCAGATCTTCTCGGGCCACCTCGGCacgctcgagctcgccgccgcctccctcggcaACACCGGCATCCAGGTCTTCGCCTACGGCCTCATG CTGGGGATGGGGAGCGCGGTGGAGACGCTGTGCGGGCAGGCGTACGGCGCGCACAAGTACGACATGCTGGGCGTGTACCTGCAGCGCTCCACGGTGCTGCTCATGGCCACGGGGGTGCCGCTCGCCGCCCTCTACGCCTTCTCCCGCCCgatcctcgtcctcctcggcgagTCCccggacatcgccgccgccgccgccgtcttcgtCTACGGCCTCATCCCGCAGATCTTCGCCTACGCCGCCAACTTCCCCATCCAGAAGTTCATGCAGGCGCAGAGCATCATGGCGCCCAGCGCCTACATCTCCGCCGCCACGCTCGCCGCCCACCTCGTCCTCAGCTACCTCGTCGTCTACCGCCTCGGACTGGGCCTCCTCGGGGCCTCGCTCACGCTCAGCCTCAGCTGGTGGGTCATCGTCGCCGCCCAGTTCGTCTACATCGCCACCAGCCGGCGATGCAGGCTCACCTGGACGGGGTTCTCCTGGCAGGCCTTCTCCGGCCTCCCCAGCTTCTTCAAGCTCTCCATCGCCTCCGCCGTCATGCTCTGCCTCGAGACCTGGTACTTCCAGATACTCGTGCTCATCGCCGGCCTCCTCAAGGACCCTGAGCTTGCACTGGCCTCACTCTCTGTCTG CATGACGATTTCAGGGTGGGTCTTCATGATCTCGGTTGGGTTCAATGCAGCTGCCAG TGTCCGGGTGAGCAATGAGCTCGGCGCCGGCAACCCCAAGTCGGCGGCGTTCTCCGTCGTGGTGGTGACGGTGCTGTCCTTCATCCTGTCGGTGCTCATCTCGGTGGTCATCCTCCTGTGCCGGGACTACATCAGCTACATCTTCACCGAGGGCGAGGACGTGTCGCAGGCCGTGTCCCAGCTgacgccgctgctggcgctcACCCTCATCCTCAACGGCATCCAGCCCGTCCTCTCCG GGGTGGCCGTGGGCTGCGGATGGCAAGCGTTCGTCGCGTACGTCAATGTCGGCTGCTACTACATTGTCGGCATCCCCCTCGGGTGCCTCCTCGGGTTCTACTTCGACCTCGGAGCGGCG GGTATTTGGAGCGGCATGATCGGGGGCACACTGATGCAGACCTTGATCCTGGTGTGGGTGACATTCAGGACCAACTGGGAGAAAGAG GTGGAAGAAGCGCAGAAAAGATTGAACAAGTGGGAAGATAAAACTCCTCAATTGTTGGAGTAA
- the LOC120647775 gene encoding protein DETOXIFICATION 40-like — MGTASCDLQQHTPLLPPPDGGGGSEAAAARAAPSCGGGGHGVNAELERILADESARPARRLWRAARAELRLLVALAAPACAVYMINYLMSMSTRIFCGQLGMLELAAASLGNVSIQVFAYGLMLGMGSAVETLCGQAYGAHRYEMLGVYMQRSFVLLAAVYIFSDRIVTPSIN, encoded by the exons ATGGGCACGGCGAGCTGCGACCTGCAGCAGCACACGCCGCTCCTGCCGCCtcccgacggtggcggcgggtcggaagctgccgccgcgcgcgcggctccGTCGTGCGGGGGCGGCGGGCACGGGGTGAACGCGGAGCTGGAGCGCATCCTGGCGGACGAGTCGGCTcgcccggcgcggcggctgtggcgcgcggcgcgggcggagctccggctCCTCGTGGCGCTGGCCGCGCCCGCCTGCGCCGTGTACATGATCAACTACCTCATGTCCATGTCCACGCGCATCTTCTGCGGCCAGCTCGGCatgctcgagctcgccgccgcctccctcggcaACGTCAGCATCCAGGTCTTCGCCTACGGCCTCATG CTGGGCATGGGCAGCGCCGTGGAGACGCTGTGCGGGCAGGCGTACGGCGCGCACCGGTACGAGATGCTGGGCGTCTACATGCAGCGCTCCTTcgtgctgctcgccgccgtctaCATCTTCTCGGACCGGATTGTAACACCCTCAATCAATTAG